The following are encoded together in the Pungitius pungitius chromosome 7, fPunPun2.1, whole genome shotgun sequence genome:
- the srek1ip1 gene encoding protein SREK1IP1 isoform X1, producing MENAMAAPGPNKDNIRAGCKKCGYPGHLTFECRNFVRVDPQKDIVLDVSSTSSEESEEDEAPAARSNEKLGRSRGSRNDENDARKGRHKLKKSSDRKSRKRSNSSSDETTKKKKKRSRSHSSSEEEGGKKKKKKVKSRKKKSKKNKKEHGKHQKKREKRKKQESSSSPSASSSSSESSDKD from the exons ATGGAGAACGCAATGGCCGCCCCAG GTCCTAATAAGGACAACATCCGAGCTGGGTGCAAGAAATGTGGATATC cgGGTCACTTGACCTTCGAGTGCCGGAACTTTGTCAGGGTCGACCCACAGAAAGACATCGTCCTGGACgtgagcagcaccagcagcgagGAAAGTGAAGAGGACGAAGCACCTGCAGCCCGAAGCAATGAGAAGCTGGGCCGGagtagag GTTCCCgtaatgatgaaaatgatgcgAGAAAAGGGCGACACAAACTGAAGAAGAGCAGCGACAGAAAGTCAAGAAAAAG ATCTAACTCATCAAGTGATGAgaccacaaagaaaaaaaagaaacgcagcAGGTCCCACTCGTcatcagaggaggaaggggggaagaagaagaagaagaaagtgaaaagtcggaagaagaaaagcaaaaagaacaaaaaggaacACGGGAAGCatcagaagaagagagagaagaggaagaaacaagaatcctcctcttccccttctgCATCTTCCAGCTCGAGTGAATCCTCAGACAAGGACTAA
- the srek1ip1 gene encoding protein SREK1IP1 isoform X2, producing MAIHKQRGPNKDNIRAGCKKCGYPGHLTFECRNFVRVDPQKDIVLDVSSTSSEESEEDEAPAARSNEKLGRSRGSRNDENDARKGRHKLKKSSDRKSRKRSNSSSDETTKKKKKRSRSHSSSEEEGGKKKKKKVKSRKKKSKKNKKEHGKHQKKREKRKKQESSSSPSASSSSSESSDKD from the exons ATGGCGATTCATAAGCAGCGAG GTCCTAATAAGGACAACATCCGAGCTGGGTGCAAGAAATGTGGATATC cgGGTCACTTGACCTTCGAGTGCCGGAACTTTGTCAGGGTCGACCCACAGAAAGACATCGTCCTGGACgtgagcagcaccagcagcgagGAAAGTGAAGAGGACGAAGCACCTGCAGCCCGAAGCAATGAGAAGCTGGGCCGGagtagag GTTCCCgtaatgatgaaaatgatgcgAGAAAAGGGCGACACAAACTGAAGAAGAGCAGCGACAGAAAGTCAAGAAAAAG ATCTAACTCATCAAGTGATGAgaccacaaagaaaaaaaagaaacgcagcAGGTCCCACTCGTcatcagaggaggaaggggggaagaagaagaagaagaaagtgaaaagtcggaagaagaaaagcaaaaagaacaaaaaggaacACGGGAAGCatcagaagaagagagagaagaggaagaaacaagaatcctcctcttccccttctgCATCTTCCAGCTCGAGTGAATCCTCAGACAAGGACTAA